CCTCAAGAGTGggtgaaaaaccccaaacccacccgaAATCCATCctaacccacccaaaatccacccagaaaTCACCCAAATCCATCCAAACCCACCCAGAATTCACCCAGGGCGCTCTACGACCTGGCTGCCTTCCTCAAGAGTGggtgaaaaaccccaaacccacccgaAATCCATCctaacccacccaaaatccacccagaaaTCACCCAAATCCATCCAAACCCACCCAGAATTCACCCAGGGTGCTCTACGACCTGGCTGCCTTCCTCAAGAGTGggtgaaaaaccccaaacccacccgaAATCCATCctaacccacccaaaatccacccagaaatcaccccaaatccatcaAACCCACCCAGAATTCACCCAGGGCGCTCTACGACCTGGCTGCCTTCCTCAAGAGTGggtgaaaaaccccaaacccacccaaaattcATCctaacccacccaaaatccacccagaaaTCACCCAAATCCATCCAAACCCACCCAGAATTCACCCAGGGCGCTCTACGACCTGGCTGCCTTCCTCAAGAGTGGGTGAAGAGCCCCTGAACCCACCCAAATCCACCctaacccacccaaaatccaccctaacccacccaaaatccacccaaaccCTCCCAGAATTCACCCAAATCTGCCTGACCCTGATCCCCCCATCAGCTGTCGCCCCCAGAACCCAAaccctgaccccaaatcccggTTTTCACCCCGAAACGCCCGCAGCCATcgcccccaaaccccaaatcccaaaccctttcaaaccccagaccccaaatctccgtttttcaccccaaacgCCCGCAGCCATCGTCCCCACACcccgaccccaaatcccaaaccctttcaaaaccccaaaccccggACCCCAAATCtccgtttttcaccccaaaacgcCCGCAGCCATcgcccccaaaccccacaccccGACCccaacccccaaatcccaaaccctttcaaaaccccaaacccggACCCCAAATCtccgtttttcaccccaaaacgcCCGCAGCCATcgcccccaaaccccacaccccGACCccaacccccaaatcccaaaccctttCAAACCCCAAACCCCGGACCCCAAATCtccgtttttcaccccaaaacgcCCGCAGCCATCGCGCTCAGCGGCGTGGAGGACGTGCGCGCCGTGCTCCAGaactattccctggaggacgaTCCCCTGGCGGCCTTCCAGCGGCGCCGGACGCGCCTCGAGGAGGTgcgggcacacctggggcacctgggcacacccctgggcggcccctgggcacagctgggggtacctgggggacacctgggcacacctgggggaaactgggggacacctgggcacccctgggcacacacctgggcacacccgggcacccctgggcacacctgagcacacctgggggaactggggggaaactgggggacacctgggcacccctgggcacacctggggggaactggggggaaactgggggacacctgggcacccctgggcacacacctgggcacccctgggcacccctgagcacacctggggcacacctgggcaaggctgggcacacctggggacacctggggggaaCTGCGGGGAAactgggggacacctgggcacacacctgggcacccctgggcacacctgagcacacctggggcacacacctggggacaccttggggacacccggGCACACGTGGGGGGCAcaaccctgggcacacctgggtgggGCCGGGCACACACccggacacacctgggcacacccctgggcacccctgggcacacccagggtcacctgggagggcacctggggcacacacctgggcacttaCCCAGGCACCCCCGGGCTCCCCTGGGCTCACCTGagcactcacctgggcacacccggGCTcccctgggctcacctgggcgcacacctgggggtacctggggcacacctgggggtacctgggcacacacctgggcactcacccGGGCACCCCCGGGCGCTgtgcccccaggagcagcagcagcgccaggcCGAGCTGGCGCAGGGGCGGCCGCCGGCCGGGgccttcctgggacacctcaCCGGGCGCCTCTGGGCGCGCTCCAAGCAGCAGTGACGTCACCGTGACGTCACCGTGACGTCATCCCCGCCCCGCAGGGCGCCAGTGGGGGAGGGGACCCCCGAAccccctccccccgcccccgaACGCACCCCGAATTCCTGGGAATGccgggggagggggaggggggttcaggggggggttttgggggtccggCCCCGTTTTGGGGCGAATAAAGGCGGAAACGGAGCTCGGGGACGGCTCTGGTTTGTGGGGGGCGCTGGCGCGGGGTTTTGGGGGAGAATCTGgcgattttggggttttggggaggaatctgcaggttttggggatgaatttGGGGCTTTTGGGGGGGATTCTGcgggttttggggaggaatttgCAGGTTTCAatgattttggggaggaatcCTCGTTTTTGGGGCCAAATCCTCGCGTTTGGGGCCGAATCCTCACGTTTGAGGAGGTTTTGGGTCCGAATCACCCTTTTTGGAGTCCGAGCCCCTTTTTTGGGGGGCGGGAttggggcggggccgggggcggggctgggcgccTTTAAATGGGTCtgggggcggcgcggggctcAGAGCCCGGCAAGTCCCGGGACCCGGAGCGACCCCCGGGAACCGGAGcgacccccgggaccccgaGCGACCCCGGGACCCGGAGCGACCCCCGGGACCCGGCCCGGCCATGCCGCCCCCCCcgcccttcctcctcctcctcctcctcctcctcctgctgctgctcggCCCCGCCCCGGTGAGGGgccgggaatttggggaggggtcctgggggtttgggggcgcCGGGGGgcaatttggggggtcctggggggggaatttggggttattggaggggggtttttggggggtgttttcgggggtcccaggggtgattttgggggtgttttcgggggtccctgggtgatttttgggggtgttttcgggggtccctgggtgATTTTGGCGGGTGTTttcgggggtcccaggggtaattttggggttttttgggggggattttttgggggtgttttcgggggtccctgggtgattttggggggtgttttcgggggtcccaggggcaatttgggggttttttgggggggatttttgggggtgttttcgGGGGtcctgggtgattttgggggtgttttcgggggtcccaggggtaattttggggggagattttttgggggtgttttcgGGACtcctgggtgattttgggggtgttttcgggggtcccaggggtaattttggggttttttgggggggggatttttgggggtgttttcgggggtccctgggtgattttggggggtgttttcgggggtccctgggtgattttggggggtgttttcgggggtcccaggggtaatttgggggttttttggggggggattttttggggtgttttcgggggtccctgggtgattttggggggtgtTTTCGGGACTCcctgggtgattttgggggggtgttttcgggggtccctgggtgattttggggggtgttttcgggggtccctgggtgATTTTGGcgggtgtttttgggggtcccaggggtaatttggggttttttgggggggggggattttttgggggtgttttcgggggtccctgggtgattttggggggtgtttttgggggtcccaggggtaatttggggtttttttggggggggattttttgggggtgttttcgggggtccctgggtgATTTTGGCGGGTGTTttcgggggtccctgggtgattttgggggtgttccGGGGGTCCCTGGGTAACCCTGCGCCCTCAGGCGCGCCCCGCGGGGGCTCCTGGAGCTGCGGGTGCTGTCGGcgcgggggggtcccgggggtccctgcgGGGGCCCCCCTCCTGCCGCCTCCTCTTCCGGCTCTGCCTGCGCCCCCCCGGGGGTCGCGGCTGCGGCCTGGGGGTCGCGCAGagcccccccggccgccccccgcgcccggAGCCCCCGCCTGCTGCACCTGCCCGTGGCCTTCCCCTGGCCggtgagaccccccccaaatcgGGGACCCCCACAAAtcggggaccccccaaaaatccgggACATCCCCCAAACCCGGGACCCCCCAAGTCCAAGACCTCCCCCCAAATcggagaccccccccaaaaatccgggGCATCCCCCAAAATCCGGGACATCCCCCAaatccgggacccccaaaatctgagaccccccaaatccGAGACCCACCCCCAAAATCcgagacccccccccaaatccgggaccccccccaaatccgaGACCCCTTTCCGAAATTCcgagacccccccaaacctgAGCTGCccccagggacagggaaggACGAGacacccccccaaaatttcatTCCCTTCCCCCAAATTCGttcccccccccaaatttcgtTTCTCCCTCCAAATTTCGTTTCTCCCACCCCAAATTTCGCGCCCCCCCCCCAATTTCGCACCCCCACAGGGCAGCGTCTCGCTCGTGGTGGAGTCCTGGCggctggaggagagcagagcccctggtgaggggaaatttggggctgggggcaaaatTTGGGGcctggggggaaatttgggttggggaggggaaatttggggctggggaggggaaatttggggttggAGGGTAAGTTTGGGGTTGgggaggggaaatttgggactGGGGGAGCAAAATTTGGGGTTGTGGGAGGAAATTCGGGGTTgaggggggaaatttgggagaaatttggggttgGGGAGGAAATTTGGGGCACAAcccggtggttttggggtggggaacaaaaggagatttttgggggggattttttgggttgggGGGGTTCAATTGAGcccgggggtctcggggggggtctcgggggggtcccgggggtctctgcCGGTGCTgacccccccgccccccccaggaccccccttGAGGCTTTTGGGGCGCGCGGTGTCGCGGCCGCGGCTGCGGCCGGGGGGGCCGTGgcgggggggggcggggggggggctGCGCTTCGGGACCCGCCTGCGctgcccctccccccccgcgccccccgccccccctGCGCCCCCCGACGCTGCTGGAGCCGCTGCTGCGCCCCCGGTGAGTCCCCCCCCCCGAAATACAAACCTGAGCCCCCCACCCCGGGATCCCCCCCGCGGGGTTCGgggtccctgagcccccccTCTGTCCCCCGGGGGGTTGGGGGTCCCCCCAGGGGGGTTCGGggtccccctgagccccctCTGTCTCCCCAGGGGGGTGTcggggtccctgtgccccccccAGCGCctgcggcggcagcggcggcggctgctCGGTGAGTGCGACCCCCGGGACCttcccgggacccccgggaccccccccgagactcccccgggaccccccggtaTCCCCAGAACTCCCCTGGGACCTTCCCGGTACCCCCGGACCCCCGGCCCCGGTAACggcgctgtccccgcagggccCCGGGAGCGGCTGCGACAGCCTGGCGGCAccggcggctccggcggcgACACCGGTGACGGCCGTGGAAGCACCGGCTGCGGCCGCGGCTCCGGTGGCCCCGGAGGTGGCCCCGGACCccccggcggcggctccggtGGCCGCGGTGGCAACACCGGCAGCCCCGTCCCCATCCTCGCCGCCGCCGCGACAGCGCCTCCCGgtcccggagccgccgccggggcTCCCGGAGCAGCTTCGGGGGGCACCGGAGCCCCTCCCGAGGGTCCCACAGCCGCTGCCGGTGCTGGCGGATCCCCTCCTGGGGATGTCAGATCATCCCTCGGGGGTCCCGGAGCCTCTCCCGGGGCTCCCGGAGCTGCGCCCGGGGGTCTCGGAGGTCTTGGATCCCTCCCGGTGGCCCCGGAGCCCATCCCGGTGGCCCCGGAGCCCCTCCCGGTGGTCCCAGAGCCCTCCCGGTGGTCCCGGTGGCCCCGGAGCCCCTCCCGGTGGCCCCGAACCCTCTCCCAGTGGCCCCGGATCCCCCCCCAGTGGTCCCGGAGCCCATCCCGGTGGTCCCGGAGCCCATCCCGGTGGTCCCGTACCCCCTCCCAGGGGTCCCGGAGCCCATCCCTGGGGTCCCCAACCCCCTCCCGGTGATCCCGGAGCCCCTCCCGGGGGTCCTGTACCCCCTCCCGGAGGTGCCCCCCTCGCCCTGCGCCCTCGGGCCGTGCTTCAACGGCGGCGCCTGCGCCCCCGACCCCcgggccgggacccccgggagcccccccgggagccccgggtacagctgccgctgcccgcccggcttCCGCGGCTCCAACTGCGAGCGCCGGGCGGATCGCTGCGACCCGCACTACTGCCTCAACGGTGAGACcccaaaaaataccaaaaaacaccccaaaaaatcccccagaacaccccaaagATCACTGCCCCTGCACTACTGCCTCAAcggtgagaccccaaaaacccaaaaaaccccaaaccccaccccacaaaccccccccaaaaaaacaaaaaagcccccccaaaaacccaaaaaccccccattttatcccacatttcccccatttttccccctttttaaccccacatttccccccatttcccctttTAACACATTTCCTCCcgttttcctcccttttcccccattttacCCCACAtttcccctgtttttcccccatttcccccccattttacCCTACATTTCCCCctgttttccccatttcccccattttatccctcatttccccccttttcccccctatTTTATTCCAcctttcccccatttttc
The sequence above is drawn from the Lonchura striata isolate bLonStr1 chromosome 31, bLonStr1.mat, whole genome shotgun sequence genome and encodes:
- the DLL3 gene encoding LOW QUALITY PROTEIN: delta-like protein 3 (The sequence of the model RefSeq protein was modified relative to this genomic sequence to represent the inferred CDS: inserted 3 bases in 2 codons), with the translated sequence MPPPPPFLLLLLLLLLLLLGPAPARPAGAPGAAGAVGAGGSRGSLRGPPSCRLLFRLCLRPPGGRGCGLGVAQSPPGRPPRPXSPRLLHLPVAFPWPGSVSLVVESWRLEESRAPGPPLRLLGRAVSRPRLRPGGPWRGGAGGGLRFGTRLRCPSPPAPPAPPAPPDAAGAAAAPPGGVGVPVPPPAPAAAAAAAARTPLGPSRYPRTPGPGNGAVPAGPRERLRQPGGTGGSGGDTVVPEPIPVVPEPIPVVPYPLPGVPEPIPGVPNPLPVIPEPLPGVLYPLPEVPPSPCALGPCFNGGACAPDPRAGTPGSPPGSPGYSCRCPPGFRGSNCERRADRCDPHYCLNGGQCHDAPGGAAPLCRCPPGFSGRRCQHDADDCSPNPCAHGGTCRDGANAFSCSCTLGFAGPRCRRRAXACAPNPCAHGGTCFTHFSGPVCACPPGFMGPRCRDEVRAAPADPRPRRGAAPLALCALPLLLLAPGVGLALARRRRGGR